In Oreochromis aureus strain Israel breed Guangdong linkage group 17, ZZ_aureus, whole genome shotgun sequence, the genomic stretch gttttgaaatttaagcttaaaagtgcggatttggtgctttattcaaatgcagctgagaataggtgagtcttcaacctggatttaaataaactgagtgtttcagctgatctgaggctttctgggagtttgttccagatatatggagcacaaaagctgaatgcagcttctccgtgtctggttctgactctgggaactgataaaagaccggatccagatgacctgagggatctggaaggttcatacagggtcaggaggtcactgatgtaatttggtcctaaaccattcagagctttatagaccagcatcagagctttaaagtctatcctctgacggacaggcagccagtgtaaagacctcagagctggactgatgtggtccacttttttggtcttagtgaggactcgagcagcagagttctgaatgagctgtagttgtctgactgattttttaggtagacctgtaaagatgctgttacagtaatcaagcctactaaagatgaatgcatggactagtttttccaggtcctgttgagacatcagatcttttatccttgatatattcttgaggtgatagtaagctgattttgttattgtctaaatgtgtttttctaagtttaggtctgcatccatcactacacccaaatttctcgcctggttggtggtttttaggtgtatagattgaagttctctggtgacctgtaatcgtttttctttggctccaaagactattacttcagttttgtttttgtttagctggagaaaattgtggcacaaccagtcattaatttcctcaatgcatttaccaagagcctgtacagggcctcaacaacaacaacaacaacaacaacaaaaatagcaCTGCAGCTTTTACAGTCTTTCTGTGTAGAGCTTGCACGATGTCTCCAGGAACTCCAACTGGTGATTCTagattggctgtaggtgtgaatgtaagCATGATGGCTGTCTGTCCATGTTAGACCATTGACAGACTCtagacctgtccagggtgtactctgACAGCCAGGATGGGCTCCAGCCCCCTATGACCCCGAATTGgataggagaaaaaaaacaattgatttatttattatttaccaGGCCACCTTTTGCCAAGTTTTCTTAGTTGCTAATGTTTAGAGAGGTCACATATTTTAAAGCTAAACATCCATGTGCAAAATGATGACGACTGCAGAGACAGACTTTCATTTGAATAAGTTTCAAGTGTTTTTAGTCATATACAGATAACAGCGGCACATCACTACTGGCAATGGAATCCTAAATATTGTACATAGAAAAAACTATGGGGGGTAgaggaataacattataaatatatatatatatagtatatacattgggtgaatgtgcagtagtagcagcaagcaggtgaattctgtacattaatatgaatagacatctgactattttacagaatggacaatataaacatatttaaagttaaaggaattgagtgtctggaggagagtctcagtcaattatagatgatgggagagggcgtgtgtgtgtgtgtgtgtgtggggggttaGGGCCTggatggcttgaggatagaagctcctcttgagtctctctgtccttgcccggatgatgcggaaccttctaccagattgtagaagttggaacagtttgttgccaggatgggacgagtccttcagtatctgcgttgctctagtccggcatctcctggtgtacagtggcttgcaaaagtattcggcccccttgaactttcctacattttgtcacattacagccacaaacacgaatcaatgttattggaattccacgtgaaagaccaatacaaagtggtgtacatgtgagaagtggaacgaaaatcatacatgattccaaacattttttacaaataaataactgcaaagtggggtgtgcgtaattattcagccccctgagtcaatactttgtagaaccaccttttgctgcaattacagctgccagtcttttagggtatgtctctaccagctttgcacatctagagactgaaatccttgcccattcttctttgcaaaacagctccagctcagtcagattagatggacagcgtttgtgaacagcagttttcagatcttgccacagattctcgattggatttagatctggactttgactgggccattctaacacatggatatgttttgttttaaaccattccattgttgccctggctttatgtttagggtcgttgtcctgctggaaggtgaacctctgccccagtctcaagtcttttgcagactccaagaggttttcttccaaaatTGCTCTGTATTtggatccatccatcttcccatcaactctgaccagcttccctgtccctgctgaagagaagcgcccccagagcatgatgctgccaccaccatatttgacagtggggatggtgtgttcagagtgatgtgcagtgttagttttccgccacacatagggttttgcattttggccaaaaagttccattttggtctcatctgaccagagcaccttcttccacatgtttgctgtgtcccccacatgacttgtggcaaactgcaaacgggacttcttatggttttctgttaacaatggctttcttcttgccactcttccataaaggccaactttgtgcagtgcacgactaatagttgtcctatggacagattcccccacctgagctgtagatctctgcagctcgtccagagtcaccatgggcctcttggctgcatttctgatcagcgctctccttgttcggcctgtgagtttaggtggacggccttgtcttggtaggtttacagttgtgccatactcttTCCATTTCTggatgatggcttgaacagtgctccgtgggatgttcaaggcttgggaaatctttttgtagcctaagcctgctttaaatttctcaataactttatccctgacctgtctggtgtgttctttggacttcatggtgttgttgctcccaatattctcttagacaacctctgaggccgtcacagggcagttgtggagctgttttgcaaagaagaatgggcaaggatttcagtctgtagatgtgcaaagctggtagagacataccctaaaagactggcagctgtaattgcagcaaaaggtggttctacacagtattgactcagggggctgaataattacgcacaccccactttgcagttatttatttgtaaaaaatgtttgaaatcatgtatgattttcgttccacttctcatgtgtacaccactttgtattggtctttcacgtggaattccaataacattgattcatgtttgtggctttaatgtgacaaaatgtgggaaagttcaagggggccgaatacttttgcaagccactgtaggtgtcctgaagcggggggagagcaatcctgcagcagcgttctgctgtacggatcactctctgtatatataaaatataataaagaaatataagttgagaaacagaaaattaaaaatatgagATGAGGTGCAACTCCCCACTCCAACCACTCATAAGAAAAGGGCAGCTTCACAGAACAACTGAAAATGCCTGGCACTAATTTATTTGGGACAATGCCAAAACGGCAAACAAAGGTTTAAATTCCCTCGTCTTCcctaactgaaaataaaaggcaaagaaagacaaTTTTTATTACCTATGCTCCTAACCAACAAAAAAGAGACAACAGGATTAAATAAAAATGGCTTCTTACTGCAGTTTATAACCACCTACTGGAAATAAGTCTGACTGCTGGCATTATAAACCAAGCTCGTACATAAAGGTACCGAATGACCAGTGATGGGTCGCCCAACACCCCATTCCCATACATAGAAGGGATGCCTTCTATGAACATGGTAACAAATCAGGACGATTTCTAGCTAACCagtcaaaataaattaaaaaatgactaTATGTGCCATTAAAGACTCATCTGGAAGCCCTGaaaagtatgcccaataataaacatagatgaatgaataaacatagattacttaatttgatagacacagtaaaaacactgaaaccacAGTATTGTCTCTAAATGTAGAAAAAGCACTTGATAGAGTTGATAGGGTAGGGCTCAGCGTTTAACTGTGTGAActtcatttatttaaactgcacTTTGAATGGAATGactttgaaaaataatttcaagAGGAATTCAGTTTAGACATCACCTAGTATGACCTCACCTGGATTTTAGCCTTTTGATGGCTTAAAATATCTTAACTCaggtaaagaaataaaaaaagtatGCAATCAACATTTCAGTTTCCTGACTAATACTTTGGGTAACACCCAAAATTAATCATTTGCTAACCTATCTTAAGTAAATATAGACGTGGCGGTATTTTTCATGAGAAGTAATAGTTCACTAAGTTCAAAGTTCATCATTTACAACAGTACAGAAGTTAAACATGACTGACTTTTATGGTGCCACACCCAAAGAAATAGTCCAAAGAAAGGACACTAGTGCTATTTAGAAAGCAACTGAGTTAGAAGATGAGGTGAgcagctgcttttgttttgttttgtttgtcttttgggGGGGTATGTGATTTGAATATTTAGAGAACATTATATTTCTTgaatgtgcatttgttttaattttgaatCCCCATAGTTCTTCTCAGAGTCTGTCAACGCTAGAGTCCAAACTGGAGGCTCTGCAGTGCCACTTCAACTGGAATCTGGACTGTAGCAGGTCCACACTTTTCCGTCTCAAGTACAATTTGGAGGACATTGGCACCGAAGAGGGGAAGAGCTGGTTGGGTCACATTTATAACTTGCAGGGGTTCATTCACTACCAGCTGGGCTTCAGTGAAGATGCCCTGCGTTTCTTCAGCAGGGCCACAGAAGCCTTCCGTCAGATGAGAAACACAGTATCAGATGAGGGTCCCTGGCTGGTAGTGAACTATGGGAACCTGGCTTGGCTACACAACCAACAGggagaacaaacacaaagtcagaattACCTGTCAAAGATTAATGCACTGATGAATGAATACCCATCTCCATCCCAGGATGAACTCCATCCAGAGATTTATGCAGAAAAAGCCTGGACCCTGATGAAgttcaacaaagaaaaaaagctgctgGCTATAGATTACTTCCAGAGAGCCATCAGGATGCAGCCTGACATGGTGGCATGGCGGACCAGCTATGTGTTAGCATTAGTGAATGCTAATAACAATAGTGACCATGCCATCTTGGAAAAAATGAGAATCGCCAAAGAACATGATCCAGAGAACTTGTACCTTGCTGCGCTTTACCTTGATGCATGTCCtcaaaaaggaacaaaaatgaaagatgAAGTATGCACATTGGCCagaagagttttaaaaaaaccaGTTAGCAGCTACAGTGGTATCAATCCAATACTTCTGCTTTACAGTAAATATTTATCTGTACATGAAGCTATTGATTTGATAGAAGAAGCTCTGGAAAGACATCCAGATGAACGTTACCTGAAGTGGTGTGCTGCAAACTACTACAGAAGAAGGATCTTTTTCAGGCAGACAAGGACCGGTCTGCTCGAGCGCAGCATGATTGACAAAGCCATCAGTCTCTGTAAGGAGGTGATTTCCCTTTACCCTCATTCTTCACTTAACATGAAAATAACTCTTGCAGACATATATGTAAAGGTAAATAACCACGACAAAGCTGACCAGATATACAATGAACTGCTAGAAAGTGACCTGGAATATAAAGAGCAACAGATGCTTTacaacaaatatgcaaaacatttatattttaatggaaAGTTGATTGATAGACAAAAGTCAATAGAATATCACAAGAAGGCAGCAGCGATACCACACCAATCCTTGTATCGCAAAAACAGCATTACAATGCTggagaaatacactgaaaaatATGGTAGCAGAGAAATAGAGGAATTTCTAATGAAGCTGCAACAGTAAgagaataaagataaagaacatTTACTATGCTGGCAGTCTAAACGTTTGTAACGAAactaataattaattattattgattCAGATATTGTTATAACAGTAACAATAACATACATGACCTGAAAAAGAACTGTATTGATTTTAATATTGTTCCATTGGTGACTCTTACCCAAGTTTTGCagtgtgcatttgttttttgttcattcatttaGTTGTGTTTTACATAAAAGGTCTAattttgaaaaagctgaataatttttttttaagagcttTTGTATTTGTCTCTTGTTATCCTCTGCGGCTGAGACAATCAAATGAAATTACTGGAAAATGATCTGGAACACTATGACACCTTCTGAAATGAGATCATAACAGTTATGTGTAAAGGAATGCAGAGTGATCAGCGGACATCTCCAAGCTGGCACGGGCTCATGATGCGAAAAAAGAAGTGAGCAGCTGCACGGTGGATTTCAAGCAGTACTGTCCTCAGCTTCTCACAGACAGTTTACAAAATGTGCACATCGACAAAGACTGAAGCAGATAGTGCAAATCAGGGGTATCAAACTGATTTTACATCGCAGGCCACATACagccactttgatcttaagtggacCAGTGAAACCCTCTTTTCTGTTAGTGTAAAGAAGTCACATCTTTAACTGCTTTTCTATATGATAAAGAAAaagctgagaaaaaaagaaatctgtcagcacctCTCTTTGGACTtgaattgtaaataaatgtgtaaaattactgaAAAAGCTCCGGTCCACTCTTAGAAAGAAtaagttaaacattttttaattctaaTATAATGTGTAAcactaaatattttaaaaatgtgcactgtttttgtgttattttcagaATCCAGCAAAAGCAGGATCTAAAACAAGCAGTTCAGtattaatgtgtttgtgtttaagtGTATATTAACTATTATATTCTAACAATATAAATTGAATGAATGTAAATATCCAATTATTGGTCTTTTTCACAGTCCTACCCTTTTAATTTTTATCAAATCATATATTTTATGATTTAATGTGGGCCAAGGTGTGCATGGTATACTAAATTTGGAAGAATAGGTAATAAATTAAACTAAAAGAAGCTTAAACACACACGCTGGAAAAATAATCTAATTTTGCCCAGGAACATGACATATTAGTAGCGGGAAGGGGGCGGTCTTTCTTCATGCCACTGAGACAAAGGACACAAAGAGGGGGGCTGCCTGGCTTGAAATACTGTAAGACCCTACAGTAAGTATCCCTTAGTAGTTTAGCTTAATGTAATGAAAAAACATCATAgaaatatgaaatttaaaaaaaatgaaaatacgtATTTCTGAAGGCATGTGATGTTTTTAGAAAAATCATCGTTGTATGAGGAGTTTTGAGTTCCTCTAACTGGCTAGCTAACTAGAGAGCTAAATGAGGGTTAaaacttatttatttaaacaagcGATTTCACACTGAAATTCTAAGTtttgatgtttaaaaaatgtaaaagaaatttaaaatgtgttaaaaacatgaattattttactttgaataaattgttttcttgcatttatttagtttcacaatttttctgtttcactttctattttatttcaaaTCTAATTTTTTAGTTTCAGACTTTTGACCATGAGTTTGTGTAACATCAAAGATGTTGCAAGGTGTAAAGGCGTTTTCAAGTGGGGGATTTTATATACCTACCAAACAATCAGATCACAGTATTCCCTGTTGCTGGAATAAATTGTTTTCCCTTCACATGCTCGTTCTCATATTCAGTGTCAAGAAGTCTGTCACACGcaccagggctcgcaaaatttcaaaatctctggtagcccttcgggcaggcactcttcagtttttggtagcccaaaataaatttaagtagcccgaataaaaaagagaacaattttttaatgttttgtttcctttacaatattatacattaaagtataatattgtaacggaaacaaaaattaatcagaaaattgttaaaatacaaatcacaacaactgtgtaaaaattacaatcatcaactcaaatacttgtttctaattgaacagaaatttctatgaacttgtaagaactgtgtagaacatgaatcagtctgtgtcagatcctgaatctgaaattttcactgaagtcaagggtaaggggtaagtggaaccaagatcgaggccatttgctttttgaagtttgcaaagactgctaaattttgacaatggtagctcactctttgcaacatagtacgcttttgaaagatttttcaggactccttcttgtgcttggtttatttttagtatgttttttgcaattgctgtttgttctgggaaagatattgcagactgggcaataatgcatttcttgcatttctcatgggttctgatggggtctttcttcaaattactggtcccagttacaaaggcgcttgtcgactcaaatgaaatgaaactcacgacacacctgg encodes the following:
- the LOC116318353 gene encoding interferon-induced protein with tetratricopeptide repeats 2-like; its protein translation is MSSSQSLSTLESKLEALQCHFNWNLDCSRSTLFRLKYNLEDIGTEEGKSWLGHIYNLQGFIHYQLGFSEDALRFFSRATEAFRQMRNTVSDEGPWLVVNYGNLAWLHNQQGEQTQSQNYLSKINALMNEYPSPSQDELHPEIYAEKAWTLMKFNKEKKLLAIDYFQRAIRMQPDMVAWRTSYVLALVNANNNSDHAILEKMRIAKEHDPENLYLAALYLDACPQKGTKMKDEVCTLARRVLKKPVSSYSGINPILLLYSKYLSVHEAIDLIEEALERHPDERYLKWCAANYYRRRIFFRQTRTGLLERSMIDKAISLCKEVISLYPHSSLNMKITLADIYVKVNNHDKADQIYNELLESDLEYKEQQMLYNKYAKHLYFNGKLIDRQKSIEYHKKAAAIPHQSLYRKNSITMLEKYTEKYGSREIEEFLMKLQQ